A window of the Nitrospira sp. genome harbors these coding sequences:
- a CDS encoding poly-gamma-glutamate hydrolase family protein translates to KGGRKRLDPNDGINEFNATLDPQVPRPTLGDSEAEAQGEFVERLDDNGWHNGLIAIAPHGGKIEPHTDQQAEHLASQLSAKGVSSWRCKGWHPNGPFEHWHITSIDIHEACFPLLNSVISRGFKYAVAFHGVDDDVSDDILIGGLAPDALKEKIKEAIEGAVGSEFTVRITTPDDQFGGDDKRNIVNRLTAGGANGIQIEQKEAPREEKGLAIAEAVAKVYASKL, encoded by the coding sequence AAAGGTGGCCGGAAGCGGCTTGACCCGAACGACGGGATTAACGAGTTTAACGCGACGCTCGACCCGCAAGTGCCTCGTCCGACCCTTGGCGATTCTGAAGCCGAAGCCCAGGGTGAATTTGTCGAGCGGCTCGACGATAATGGCTGGCACAACGGGCTCATTGCCATCGCCCCCCACGGCGGTAAAATCGAACCGCACACCGACCAGCAGGCCGAGCACCTCGCATCGCAGTTGTCGGCCAAGGGTGTCAGCTCGTGGCGGTGCAAGGGTTGGCACCCCAACGGCCCGTTTGAACACTGGCACATCACCTCGATCGATATTCACGAGGCGTGCTTTCCGCTTCTCAACTCGGTCATCTCTCGCGGCTTCAAATATGCCGTCGCCTTTCATGGAGTCGACGACGACGTATCAGACGACATCCTCATCGGCGGCCTCGCGCCCGATGCCTTGAAGGAGAAGATCAAGGAAGCCATCGAAGGCGCCGTCGGCTCGGAGTTCACTGTGCGCATCACGACGCCAGATGATCAGTTCGGCGGCGATGACAAGAGGAACATCGTGAACAGACTCACGGCGGGTGGTGCAAATGGCATACAGATCGAGCAGAAGGAGGCTCCGCGGGAAGAGAAAGGACTGGCCATCGCCGAGGCCGTCGCCAAGGTCTACGCCTCCAAGCTCTAA